The bacterium genome includes the window GAAGTGCGGGTAGACCAGGCCTTCGAGGCCGACCCAGCGACCCAGCACGAAGCGCTCGTAGAACGGGCCGGTGAACGAGCGCAGCCGCTCCAGGTAATCCTCGGGCAGGAAGTGGTTATCGATGGTGCGCGAGGTGACGACGGCGGTGCCGGGCGCGCGCTCCACGAAGAAGCGCTGGTAGATCCAGTGGCCAGGGTGGCGTGGGTTGCACGCACCGAGCAGCTGGCGCACTTTGGGTGTGTCATGGCGCAGGCGGCCCTGGACCAGCCGCCACTCGTCGTAGGTGAGTTCTTCGGCCTGATCGACGGCGGCCCAGCCCAGGTTCAGGGAGTTGATCCATGATGTGTCGCCGGAGGAAGATTTGACGCCGCCGTAGAGAATTTCCGAGCCGTTGGTGAGCGTGATGGTGCGGTACTTGTAGCTGTGGTTGGCGATCAGTTCCGGCGGGATAACCGGCGGCAGCGCGCCGTCGGGTTTGAGCAGGGTTTGGAGCGTGGTGGCTTCCAGGGAGGTGAGGGTCTTGCGTGCGAGGAGGCCGCGGTTGCCCGCCCACAGGAGGGAGAGTTGGAGCGCCTTGAGGCAAAGGGCGCGCGTCTTGCCGGAGCCGAATGCGCCGGAGTGCATTACTTCTGGGTTAAAGAGAGCCATGAAGCGGTTCTGCGACGTGAGCGCGCTATCCGGGTCGAAAATGGCGTAGTGCGGGCCGGCAGGGAGACGATGCGCCAGTACTGCGTTACTCCGAGGTGAAGGCATTATGGCTGCGACCGGCGCGCGGTAATCAGGAGATGCTGCCCAAAGCGGTGTTCGAGGGCGCGGAAGAGGGCAGGCGGCAGAATGCGCCAGGGCAGCGCCTTGACATAGCGGTATTGGACGTAGTCGCGGACGCGCCAGGGGAAGATGTGGTCAACGTGGATGTCGGTGATGGTGAAGCCATGGCGCACGATCAGGGCGCGGGCTGTGTGGCGGGAGTAAGTGCGCGCGATGGGCACGCCGCGCTGGGCCTCAGACTGCGCCAGGCCAAGGGCAATGAGGAGGGTTTTGGGCGTGTAGCGGTGGTAGAGCATGAGGCGCAGTTCGCCGTCAGGCCGCAGCATTCGGTGCATGTTACGCAGGGCGGCGTCAGGGTTGGGTGTGTGGTGCAGGACGCCCCACGAAAAGATGAGGTGAAACTGGCCTTCCCAGACATGCGTGAGTTCTTCGT containing:
- a CDS encoding methyltransferase domain-containing protein, producing MTIDQVRAYWDRRPCNLRHSAAPLGSRQYFDEVRARKYFVEPHLPAFADFPRWTNKNVLEVGCGMGTVAIDFARAGANIFAIDLSPRAIDLAQLQSTAYAVPIPWGCGNYEELTHVWEGQFHLIFSWGVLHHTPNPDAALRNMHRMLRPDGELRLMLYHRYTPKTLLIALGLAQSEAQRGVPIARTYSRHTARALIVRHGFTITDIHVDHIFPWRVRDYVQYRYVKALPWRILPPALFRALEHRFGQHLLITARRSQP